The Sinomicrobium kalidii genome contains a region encoding:
- a CDS encoding XRE family transcriptional regulator: protein MSKSLNTEIRRFKALRRDLNLTQQAFAERLGIKNSTADIERGKTRISGEVVAALLEQFGINPLWLFGKSEQKYLRPAEQSILPKVVTLNSSENENIVLVNVKASAGYAHNLQDPEWYESLPAFDLPLPEYRNASYRGFQVEGNSMHPVLHSGEWVIARAAEKLSDIKENQIYVVVLPDTVVVKKVVVSGEKLQLVSINREYPAIEVNAGDIQEIWQVVSKISGQLEMASQNLETWAEEIKSELKEIRERL from the coding sequence ATGTCCAAAAGTTTAAATACCGAAATACGGCGCTTCAAAGCACTCCGCCGGGACCTGAACCTGACGCAACAGGCTTTTGCAGAACGCCTGGGGATCAAAAATTCCACGGCCGATATCGAAAGGGGGAAAACCCGGATATCCGGGGAAGTGGTGGCTGCACTGCTCGAACAGTTCGGGATCAATCCGTTGTGGCTGTTCGGGAAAAGTGAACAGAAATACCTGCGCCCTGCGGAACAAAGCATACTTCCCAAAGTAGTTACTTTAAATTCATCAGAAAACGAAAATATCGTACTGGTAAATGTCAAAGCCTCCGCCGGGTATGCACATAACCTGCAGGACCCCGAATGGTACGAATCCCTCCCCGCTTTTGACCTGCCCCTCCCGGAATACCGCAATGCTTCTTACCGGGGATTTCAGGTAGAGGGGAACAGCATGCACCCCGTGTTGCATTCCGGGGAATGGGTTATTGCACGTGCAGCAGAAAAGCTATCGGACATTAAAGAGAACCAGATCTATGTGGTAGTACTCCCGGATACGGTGGTCGTGAAAAAAGTCGTTGTTTCCGGGGAAAAACTACAGCTTGTCTCTATCAACCGGGAATATCCTGCAATTGAAGTAAATGCCGGAGACATACAGGAAATATGGCAGGTGGTCAGCAAGATCTCCGGCCAACTGGAAATGGCTTCGCAAAACCTGGAAACCTGGGCCGAAGAGATCAAATCGGAACTGAAAGAAATACGGGAACGGTTGTGA
- a CDS encoding Crp/Fnr family transcriptional regulator, which produces MKKDFFQTIYNSPYIEKTDYEEIAKAHSRMDVQQGSLLLEEGKIAREYYIIEKGLFRSFVYDYNGNEVTTEFYGPEELLIESFSLFHRSPSMENFQALSNGTVWKIEYQLFQQLLGKIEGLREWGRTWATSHLFIMKKRSIRMLTMNATDRYLNLLNERPQIIRQVPLKYIASYLGITDTSLSRIRKEIVST; this is translated from the coding sequence ATGAAAAAAGATTTTTTTCAAACGATTTATAATAGTCCTTATATCGAGAAAACAGATTACGAAGAAATCGCTAAGGCACATAGCCGAATGGATGTACAGCAAGGAAGTTTACTTTTAGAAGAAGGTAAAATTGCCAGGGAGTATTATATTATTGAAAAAGGTTTGTTCAGGTCATTTGTTTATGATTATAACGGTAACGAAGTAACGACTGAATTTTATGGCCCGGAAGAATTATTAATAGAGTCTTTTTCCTTATTTCACAGAAGCCCTTCGATGGAAAATTTTCAGGCGTTATCAAACGGAACGGTTTGGAAAATTGAATATCAATTATTTCAGCAATTGCTTGGCAAAATAGAAGGATTACGGGAATGGGGAAGAACCTGGGCCACCAGTCATTTATTTATCATGAAAAAACGCTCTATCAGAATGCTGACAATGAATGCTACCGACAGGTATTTAAATCTGTTAAATGAAAGGCCGCAGATTATCCGACAAGTTCCATTAAAGTACATAGCATCTTATTTAGGTATTACCGATACCTCATTGAGCAGAATACGAAAAGAAATCGTAAGCACATAG
- a CDS encoding class I SAM-dependent methyltransferase, with product MKSDMKQSKKTTQPDNTALRTALWRALHVLTDDKPYIIEDKIGYDLIRPEDNWQERPDMKYTSRLRASVVARARFVEDLAKEQIEKGVKQYILLGAGLDSFAQRNTEISSHLDLYEIDQPGTLAWKEEKLIENGYKIPDNLHFVPVDFETSSWWNELLNKNFDINQKAFVSCIGVTLYLTKEAITDTLKKMTLLAPGSVIAIAFYLPLDQLDEEDRPMQEIANKGAEASGTPFVSFLPVSEVKKLAEEIGLRGIQTISTKDMTEMYFKDRKDNLLPASGEYFLVASI from the coding sequence ATGAAATCGGATATGAAGCAAAGCAAAAAAACAACACAACCCGACAACACGGCATTGCGGACAGCTTTATGGAGAGCTTTACACGTTTTGACAGACGACAAACCCTATATCATTGAAGACAAAATAGGTTACGACCTGATCAGGCCCGAAGACAACTGGCAGGAACGTCCCGATATGAAATATACCAGCCGGCTTCGTGCCTCTGTTGTTGCCCGTGCCCGTTTTGTTGAAGACCTGGCAAAAGAACAAATCGAAAAAGGAGTAAAACAATATATTTTGCTGGGGGCCGGACTTGACAGTTTTGCGCAACGAAATACAGAGATCAGTTCGCACCTTGATCTTTATGAAATTGACCAGCCGGGCACATTGGCCTGGAAAGAAGAAAAACTTATTGAAAACGGTTACAAAATTCCAGACAATCTTCATTTCGTTCCTGTTGACTTTGAAACTTCATCCTGGTGGAATGAATTATTAAACAAAAACTTTGACATCAACCAAAAAGCCTTTGTTTCCTGTATCGGGGTCACACTATACCTTACCAAAGAAGCCATTACAGACACACTTAAGAAAATGACTTTACTTGCCCCGGGTTCGGTTATTGCAATTGCATTTTATTTACCATTGGACCAGCTCGACGAAGAAGACCGACCGATGCAGGAAATCGCAAATAAAGGAGCTGAGGCATCGGGAACTCCTTTTGTTAGTTTTTTACCGGTCAGCGAAGTAAAAAAGCTGGCAGAAGAAATCGGGTTGAGAGGCATACAGACCATATCGACAAAGGATATGACAGAAATGTATTTTAAAGACAGAAAGGATAACCTTTTACCGGCAAGCGGAGAATATTTTCTGGTTGCGAGCATATAA
- a CDS encoding FUSC family protein, whose amino-acid sequence MNRQLQKFLESTDFIRAVKVAIAAATPVVLFSYLNLFSIGFTIALGALFTFISDIPGNLRHRINGMLASNLIATGSTVLISLATINNWIFYPVLILLVFFLSMIAVYGQRATLVSFSGLLAMSLSFSHSYTGPELFEHAGMMIGGGIFYLCISMLFYYIRPYRYAELQMAECTLLTSRYLKLRGRLWDGNANRDKITEKLLTLQIELNDIHEKLRETLIRNRTKGGSSNQNRRLLIAHIELVEILELAMATSFDHEKLHRTFSKYPYVLNAYQHLAYNLAALLNRLGQSVEKRKKYTSEHHPYKDLESFKKAIARYEEETNASGAPTTEEVLVLTNMFNYVEKQAEKIKVVEYTFTHAVNQKDLKRKDKDLEKLLTPLHYSPIILTQNLSFSSTIFRHSLRLTLTVLVGFLIGSVLPIQNTYWILLTIVVIMRPGYGLTKQRSFHRTIGTLAGGVIAFGVISVVHNSTVLGIFAMTCMVLGFSFTQRNYPIAATFITLYVIFVYGMLAPDIRDVILFRITDTLIGTALAFTANHFLWPSWEFLNLPTFLENSIKATRDYIREISTFYNRKGEVPLSYRLARKHAFIEIGNLMASFQRMTQEPKSRRKQLGQFYAIVVLNHTLLSSAASLGTFIQSRKTTKASDAFNAISRAIIKNLDNAMQLLSEEQQKIPVNTEAREELNLRFTELKKIREKEIRNSNGAYDDNFKSKMEEGQLIIEHLIGLTNLSENIAKAIRDIQNNR is encoded by the coding sequence ATGAATCGCCAGCTCCAGAAATTCTTAGAAAGTACCGATTTTATCAGGGCCGTTAAAGTGGCCATAGCTGCTGCTACACCGGTTGTCCTGTTTTCTTATCTCAACCTCTTTAGTATCGGTTTTACCATAGCCCTGGGGGCGCTTTTTACATTTATCAGTGATATTCCCGGAAACCTGCGGCACAGGATCAACGGTATGCTGGCTTCCAACCTTATCGCTACGGGAAGTACCGTGCTCATAAGTCTTGCCACAATAAATAACTGGATATTCTACCCTGTGCTTATTCTGCTGGTATTCTTCCTGTCCATGATAGCTGTCTACGGGCAGCGGGCCACCCTGGTTTCCTTTTCCGGCCTGCTCGCCATGTCCCTCTCCTTTAGTCACAGCTATACCGGGCCGGAACTTTTTGAACATGCCGGAATGATGATCGGCGGGGGGATATTCTACCTGTGCATTTCCATGTTATTTTATTACATCAGGCCCTACCGGTATGCAGAACTCCAGATGGCCGAATGTACCCTGCTCACCTCCAGATACCTGAAACTCCGGGGCAGACTGTGGGACGGTAATGCGAACAGGGACAAGATCACCGAGAAACTGCTTACCCTCCAGATCGAACTCAACGATATCCATGAAAAACTCCGGGAAACCCTGATACGCAACCGGACCAAGGGCGGGTCTTCCAACCAGAACAGAAGATTGCTTATTGCCCATATAGAACTGGTGGAAATCCTGGAACTGGCCATGGCCACTTCTTTTGATCACGAAAAACTGCACCGTACCTTCAGTAAATATCCGTATGTGCTGAATGCTTACCAGCACCTGGCCTATAACCTGGCTGCTCTGCTGAACCGGTTAGGGCAAAGCGTGGAGAAAAGAAAAAAATACACTTCTGAACACCATCCGTACAAGGACCTGGAATCCTTTAAAAAAGCCATCGCCCGCTACGAAGAAGAAACCAACGCTTCAGGCGCCCCGACTACGGAGGAAGTCCTCGTGCTGACCAATATGTTCAACTACGTGGAAAAACAGGCCGAAAAAATAAAGGTGGTGGAATATACCTTTACCCATGCCGTAAATCAGAAAGACCTGAAACGCAAGGACAAAGACCTGGAAAAGCTCCTTACACCGCTTCATTATTCACCTATTATCCTGACACAAAACCTCAGTTTTTCATCCACAATATTCCGTCATTCCCTGCGGCTTACCCTCACCGTACTCGTCGGCTTTCTGATAGGCAGTGTATTGCCCATACAAAACACTTACTGGATACTGCTTACCATAGTGGTGATCATGCGTCCGGGATACGGGCTCACCAAACAGCGTTCCTTTCACCGTACCATCGGAACCCTGGCCGGAGGCGTTATTGCCTTCGGTGTCATTTCCGTAGTACACAACAGTACCGTACTGGGTATTTTTGCCATGACCTGCATGGTACTCGGCTTTTCCTTTACCCAGCGGAACTATCCCATTGCAGCCACTTTTATCACCCTGTATGTGATCTTTGTTTACGGTATGCTTGCCCCTGATATCCGGGATGTGATCCTTTTCCGCATTACAGATACGCTCATCGGTACGGCCCTTGCCTTTACGGCCAATCATTTTCTGTGGCCTTCCTGGGAATTCCTGAACCTGCCCACTTTCCTGGAAAATTCGATCAAAGCCACCCGGGATTATATCCGGGAGATCTCCACATTCTATAACCGAAAAGGGGAAGTCCCCCTCTCCTATCGCCTGGCACGAAAACACGCCTTCATTGAAATAGGCAACCTCATGGCTTCCTTTCAACGTATGACACAGGAACCCAAATCAAGACGAAAACAGCTGGGGCAATTTTACGCCATTGTAGTACTCAACCATACGTTGTTGTCTTCCGCCGCCTCCCTGGGCACCTTTATTCAATCGCGGAAAACAACAAAGGCTTCCGATGCATTTAACGCTATAAGCCGTGCCATTATCAAAAACCTGGACAATGCCATGCAGCTTCTCAGTGAAGAGCAACAGAAAATTCCCGTAAATACGGAAGCGAGGGAAGAACTGAACCTCCGTTTTACCGAACTGAAAAAAATACGCGAAAAGGAAATACGGAACTCCAACGGTGCATATGACGACAACTTCAAATCGAAAATGGAAGAAGGCCAACTGATCATCGAACATCTGATAGGGCTCACCAATCTTTCCGAAAATATTGCAAAGGCCATTCGGGACATTCAAAACAACCGATAA
- a CDS encoding ATP-binding protein, with product MHQTTTLTLPFLFCLLFSFFTSAQEHRKQSVTDSLRNELQKATSDSSRAVLSMRIANRLPAGDSIQAKDYFRKALALTDKEKQPVLTSRIYANTGRLYYNLYRFEEAQKYMDSAQNALARDTSLSARKMRAHIQLNVAALYGVNGDIREQQEQYIQLIPVFTELKDTANLALTYRNLGVIFSNKTQYQKALEYYKKALDTYDESDKNRYYSGTRHLDIAMCLNDMDSLQQMDDYLKEAENILESSGDTVDQMSQLYYLKGELAFKKEDYNTAEKMYRTSLDIANGFKNFHYMSNALIGLADVYKTQKKYNKALAAAERNYRLGADIQDFHFQLLGLEMLGDLEFELNHYPESYHYLKEYIRVSDSLNEVELTKNMHRLDKQYETARKEKQIARLEFEKETAELKLVRNRLGIWLLLITIAALMLITVLYYLYYRKGKRLITQQKKVHQLELDTMGQEHKISLLSATINGEEHERSRIAKDLHDGLGGLLSGIKLSLSNSLTEIRETPAKKAVSEAVRHIDEAVDELRSIARSLMPQVLHIQGLGEAVKQFCSRISQPGISVTCQVINVDRDIPEEKQITVYRIVQELVNNAVKHAEASHILVQLQQRKDKLFLTVEDNGKGFDPDKSVNSRGLGLSNIKARAELLEGDMDIDSTPGMGTSVSLQCQVR from the coding sequence ATGCATCAGACCACTACCCTAACCTTGCCGTTTCTCTTTTGTCTTCTCTTTTCATTTTTTACGTCTGCACAGGAACACCGGAAACAATCGGTTACCGATAGCCTCAGGAATGAACTTCAAAAAGCTACCTCCGACAGCTCCAGGGCGGTGCTCAGCATGCGCATTGCCAACAGGCTCCCGGCGGGTGACAGCATTCAGGCCAAAGATTATTTTCGCAAAGCATTAGCACTTACCGATAAGGAAAAGCAGCCTGTACTGACATCCAGGATCTATGCCAACACGGGCAGGCTCTATTACAATCTGTACCGGTTTGAAGAGGCCCAAAAGTACATGGATTCTGCCCAAAATGCCCTGGCAAGGGATACCTCCCTGTCCGCACGAAAGATGCGGGCCCATATTCAGCTAAATGTCGCAGCCCTTTACGGGGTGAACGGGGACATCCGGGAGCAACAGGAGCAATACATCCAGCTCATTCCCGTATTTACCGAACTGAAAGATACGGCCAACCTGGCCCTCACCTACAGGAACCTCGGGGTTATATTCTCCAACAAAACCCAGTACCAAAAAGCCCTGGAATACTACAAAAAAGCACTTGACACTTATGATGAATCGGATAAAAACCGGTACTATTCCGGCACGAGACACCTGGATATTGCCATGTGCCTGAATGATATGGACAGCCTGCAGCAGATGGATGACTACCTGAAGGAAGCCGAGAACATCCTGGAATCGAGCGGGGATACCGTAGACCAGATGTCGCAACTGTATTACCTCAAAGGAGAACTGGCCTTTAAGAAAGAAGACTACAATACTGCTGAAAAAATGTACCGGACCAGCCTGGACATTGCCAACGGTTTTAAAAATTTTCATTACATGTCCAACGCCCTTATCGGCCTGGCCGATGTGTATAAAACACAGAAAAAATACAATAAAGCCCTGGCTGCCGCCGAAAGAAACTATCGCCTGGGGGCCGATATTCAGGATTTTCACTTTCAGTTACTGGGCCTGGAAATGCTCGGTGACCTGGAGTTTGAACTCAATCATTATCCGGAATCGTACCACTACCTCAAGGAATACATCAGGGTTTCGGACAGCCTTAACGAGGTGGAACTCACTAAAAACATGCACCGGCTGGACAAACAATACGAAACCGCCCGGAAAGAAAAACAAATTGCCCGACTGGAATTTGAAAAGGAAACCGCAGAACTCAAACTGGTGAGAAACCGGCTCGGCATATGGCTGCTCCTCATTACAATAGCCGCTCTTATGCTGATCACCGTTCTGTATTACCTGTACTACAGAAAAGGGAAAAGGCTTATTACACAGCAAAAAAAAGTACATCAATTGGAGCTGGATACCATGGGACAGGAACACAAAATATCCCTGCTGTCCGCTACCATAAACGGGGAAGAACACGAACGGAGCAGAATAGCCAAAGACCTTCACGACGGCCTGGGCGGATTGCTTTCGGGAATAAAACTGTCTCTGTCCAATTCCCTGACCGAAATACGGGAAACACCGGCAAAGAAAGCAGTTTCCGAGGCTGTAAGGCACATCGACGAAGCGGTGGACGAACTGCGTTCCATAGCCCGGAGCCTTATGCCACAGGTATTGCATATACAGGGACTGGGAGAGGCGGTAAAGCAATTTTGCAGCAGGATATCCCAGCCGGGAATTTCAGTGACCTGCCAGGTGATAAATGTAGACAGGGACATTCCGGAGGAAAAACAGATCACGGTTTACAGAATAGTCCAGGAGCTCGTAAACAATGCCGTAAAACACGCCGAAGCATCTCACATCCTGGTACAGTTGCAACAACGAAAAGACAAACTGTTCCTTACCGTGGAAGACAACGGAAAAGGGTTTGATCCCGACAAGTCCGTAAACTCCAGGGGATTGGGGCTTTCCAATATAAAAGCCCGGGCAGAGTTGCTGGAAGGTGATATGGATATCGATTCCACACCGGGGATGGGTACCTCGGTAAGTCTGCAATGTCAGGTGAGGTAA
- the hisS gene encoding histidine--tRNA ligase: MAQKPGIPKGTRDFSPAEVAKRNYIIAIIRKHFELFGFQPIETPSFENSSTLLGKYGEEGDRLIFKILNSGDFLRKVDDTLYNSKDSAKLTGKISEKALRYDLTVPFARYVVQHQNEIDFPFKRYQIQPVWRADRPQKGRFREFYQCDADVVGSQSLWQEVEFVQLYDTVFAALGLNGVTIKLNNRKVLSGIAEVIGAGDKLIDFTVALDKLDKIGEEGVKKEMLEKGISENAIAKVQPLFRFEGTAGEKLNRLSELLGTSEEGTKGVEELRFICNTIEATGLQSAVLDLDVTLARGLNYYTGAIFEVAAPGVAMGSIGGGGRYDDLTGIFGLKGISGVGISFGLDRIYLVLEELGLFPETVTSSSKALFINFGEAEAYYSVKAIKTLRETGIKVELYPDKAKMKKQMQYADKRNIPFTVLVGEDEMEKGRYTLKNMQTGVQQSVSLEELIRELAAV, encoded by the coding sequence ATGGCGCAAAAACCAGGTATACCCAAAGGAACCCGCGATTTTTCTCCCGCGGAAGTGGCCAAGAGAAATTATATCATTGCAATCATACGAAAACATTTTGAATTGTTCGGTTTCCAGCCCATTGAAACCCCCAGTTTTGAGAATTCCTCGACCCTGTTGGGGAAATACGGTGAAGAAGGCGACCGGCTTATTTTTAAAATACTCAACTCCGGAGATTTTCTGCGCAAGGTGGATGACACATTGTACAACAGTAAGGACAGTGCGAAACTTACCGGGAAAATATCTGAAAAAGCACTCCGGTACGATCTTACCGTTCCCTTTGCCCGGTATGTTGTGCAACATCAAAACGAGATAGACTTCCCTTTTAAACGCTATCAGATACAACCGGTATGGCGGGCCGACAGGCCCCAGAAAGGGCGTTTTCGCGAGTTCTACCAGTGCGATGCCGATGTGGTGGGCTCACAGTCACTCTGGCAGGAAGTGGAATTTGTACAGTTGTACGACACGGTTTTTGCCGCTCTCGGACTGAACGGGGTGACCATAAAGTTAAATAACCGGAAAGTGCTTTCCGGCATTGCGGAGGTGATAGGAGCCGGTGATAAACTGATCGATTTTACCGTGGCGCTCGACAAACTGGATAAGATAGGTGAAGAGGGAGTGAAAAAGGAGATGCTCGAAAAGGGAATTTCCGAAAATGCCATAGCCAAAGTACAGCCCTTGTTCCGGTTTGAAGGAACGGCGGGTGAAAAACTGAACCGGCTTTCCGAACTTCTCGGTACATCGGAGGAAGGTACAAAAGGGGTGGAAGAATTACGCTTTATCTGTAATACCATAGAAGCGACCGGATTGCAATCTGCCGTTCTCGACCTGGACGTAACCCTGGCACGCGGACTTAACTATTACACCGGGGCCATTTTTGAAGTAGCTGCTCCCGGTGTGGCCATGGGCTCCATAGGAGGCGGGGGACGTTATGATGATCTTACCGGGATATTCGGCCTCAAGGGGATAAGCGGTGTGGGCATTTCTTTCGGCCTGGATCGTATTTACCTCGTTTTGGAAGAACTCGGGCTTTTCCCCGAGACCGTAACGTCTTCCTCAAAGGCGCTGTTCATTAATTTTGGCGAAGCAGAGGCTTATTATAGCGTGAAAGCCATAAAAACACTACGGGAAACCGGGATAAAAGTAGAGCTCTATCCCGACAAGGCCAAGATGAAAAAACAGATGCAGTATGCCGATAAACGGAATATCCCGTTTACCGTATTGGTAGGGGAGGATGAAATGGAGAAAGGGCGATACACGCTGAAGAACATGCAGACCGGAGTACAACAATCGGTCTCCCTTGAAGAACTTATCAGGGAATTGGCTGCTGTTTAA
- a CDS encoding DUF6495 family protein, with product MKYRRLTKEQLEELHREFINFLATQSITAEEWEKLKREKPETAEEELDVFSDLIWEGVLRKVTYLENISARQMHLFYLTEKEMKLIGIRILNPDIDLTTEEGFGWFKKHFMTDMVEIVTAAKAYSDDKNRDKFELIEKGGVITKGELYRWFDEILKEE from the coding sequence ATGAAATACAGGCGACTTACAAAAGAACAACTGGAAGAATTGCACCGGGAATTTATCAATTTTCTGGCTACACAATCCATCACTGCTGAAGAGTGGGAGAAATTAAAACGGGAAAAACCCGAAACTGCGGAAGAGGAACTCGATGTGTTCAGTGACCTGATCTGGGAAGGTGTACTCAGAAAGGTAACATATCTTGAGAACATATCGGCCCGGCAGATGCACCTCTTTTACCTGACCGAAAAAGAGATGAAACTCATCGGTATACGAATACTCAACCCGGATATTGACCTTACGACCGAAGAGGGCTTTGGCTGGTTCAAGAAGCATTTTATGACCGATATGGTAGAAATTGTAACTGCGGCCAAGGCATATTCTGATGATAAAAACCGTGATAAGTTTGAACTCATAGAAAAAGGCGGGGTAATAACCAAAGGGGAGTTGTATCGCTGGTTTGACGAAATATTGAAAGAAGAATAG